Genomic window (Vigna unguiculata cultivar IT97K-499-35 chromosome 10, ASM411807v1, whole genome shotgun sequence):
gggtcaataacaaccgaggcataaacttgctttactgcctcgggtcaataacaaccgaggcataaagcattgcataaattacaaaactgccaccgcGTGTTTATATGCCTCGTTTCCgctataaccgaggcataaagctCGAGTTAGAAAGTCCAAAATGCACTAGTGAATATTGGTATGCAAAATGTTGAATGTGTTGTTTTTCCATCAGGAAGTAGTAAAGAAGCAATCACACTTGAAGCTACATTTATAACAATCATTCATTTGCTTCTTATAGTTGTTGACAATGTTTTCCACATGAAAGTTTGACCTGTtccaccatatatatatatatatatatatatatatatatatatatatatatatatataatatttaatattaaatctaataatttataattaaaattcaaaaataattaataaaaatattagtataacattcaaataaaattaaacttggTTTTAAGTTAGAAGGGACAAAATTGttccatttataaaaaaaatgaattgaattgaacaaaaataacgaatatgaAAACTGAATTCAATAAAAGACAATGAcacataacaatgaatttaaaCATAGTATTAACATTGAACCGTGACACAATGTTGATTTAACacgtaaattttttttaaattaaaaaaattagaaataaaaaaacacaaacttaCATTTGGTATAGAGAGTTCATATCTGTTAATTATCTAAAAGCTATtaacaaaaatgattaaattaaccaaaattgatgaaaactaagacataattaaacacttaaactacatgagaattaaattgaataaacacaacaaaaataggaCTAAAAGAGTATTTAAACTTTATAAGAATTACCTacaataatgtaaataaattatttatttaaatataaaagtaattataatattatttctataaattcaactttgaataaataaagaaaaggaCTCGTGGATACGCACGAgtgtaatatattatataaatcatTACAGGGGCAAGGGTAACCATTTAAGCACAAACTATTGAACGAAAAGCAGAAAAAAGAGGATGAAGGTTGACGTAGAAATAATTTCTAGAGAAGATATTAGACCATCTTCTCCCACACCCTCTCACCTTAGACTCTTCAGGCTTTCCGTTTTGGATCACCTTATCCCATCGCCATATGTTCCAATAATCCTGTTCTACACCTCACCTAAGACTAACACAACTCACCTTTCTGAAGTCCCCAAGAGGTTAGAATTGCTGAAAAAATCTCTATCAGAGACACTAACCAAATTCTACCCTCTAGGTGGCAAAATCAAAGAGGATCTATCCATTGAGTGCAACGATGAAGGTGCTTATTTTGTGCTGGCCCGAGTGAAATGCCCTCTTCATGAATTTCTACTCCAACCCCAGATGACCGCACTACACAAGTTTCTTCCTGTTGGTCTTGTTTCtgaaggatcaaattcaggAACCTATGTCACTAAAATTCAAGTGAACATCTTTGAATGTGGGGGAATCGCCATTGGCATGTGCGTTTCTCATAAGATCATAGACGGAGCTTCACTAAGCACCTTTATCAAAGGGTGGACAGAAAGGGCCAAGGGTTGTAACCAATCAACCCAACCAAACTTCATTGCACCTTCTCTCTTCCCCACTAACAGTCCCTGGTTTAGAGACTTATCTATGAGGACGTGGGCTTCCATCTGCAAACAAGGCAAGTGGGTCACAAGGAGGTTTCTGTTTAGAAACTCAGCTATAGCCACACTCAAGGCTCAAACAGCAGGCACAGAAAACTCCACACGTCTGCAGATGGTTTCTGCTATGCTGTGGAAGTCCCTCATGGGTGTGTCGAAGGCACGGTTTGGTACCCAAAGGCCTTCTTTTGTTACTCATGTGGTGAACCTGAGGGGGAAAATGGACGAGGCTCTGTGTCCTGAACATGCCATGGGAAATATTATTTGGTTGATAGCTGCAGAGAGTGTAGACGCTGATGAGATGGGGTTGGTGGAGTTGGTGGGGAAGTTGAGGACTGCAATATCAAGAGTAGATAAGGAATTTGTTGAAGAATTGAGAGGTGATAAGGGAAGGTCGATTATGCAGGAGAGTTTCGGGGCAATACGTGAGATGGGATCAAAGAGTGATCATTTTGGGTTTACTAGTTGGTGCAATTTTGGGTTCTACGAGGCTGATTTTGGGTGGGGAAAACCCACATGGGTGAATGGTGCTGTTTCAGCTGATTCAGTTTCAAGGTCTACGAATACTATCATGCTAGTGGACACAAGGTTGGGAGATGGCATAGAAGCTTGGGTTACCTTGAGAGAGGAGGATATGACTCTTCTGATAGCAGACCATGAACTCCTCACTTGTGCAACGCTGGATCCAAGTCCTTTGGCAATGAGTTCTGTTGCCTGATAATTAGAATCAGCTTTCATTACTGTTGAAAGTGATCTTTCTTTTGAAGCTAATAAGTTGGTTTAACGAAACCAAATGTAAAAAACAAATTCACTTAGTTGATCTTGAAGTTCATGTTGTTAAATCCATTTACATACTTACCTAGCTTTCTGTATCTTATTTAACTCTATGTTACACCGAATAACAGTGAACGCCACtgatactatatatatatatatatatatatatatatatatatatatatatatatatatatatatgtatgggTCAGAATTTGATTTCTGaattatataaagattaaattactcttttCTCTCTTTGCTTCCTTTATTTATCAAGTAATATTATAATGgtcaagtttttcgttgtctcaatttggttctcattttcttaaaaaatgattcaatttagttctcacACTGTTAGTTTGACCAGACggtatttaatttagtcatcaCCCTGTTAGTTTGACCAGACggtatttaatttagtcatcaCCGTGTTAGTTTGACCAGACGGTATTAAAGTCAACGTCACGtgttaatttctaattttttaatttttatttttattttttacacgtgtcacttcacaattGCGCCATGcgtcaaaatgactcaatttagtcattatatttgtttttagtttcaatttagtcacaatttttataaaaatgaagtaatattgtccctccttaaattgacactcaatttacatttttataaatcttatggtgatattcttactaaaattaatgtttttaataaatatctctataaatattttaaattaactttaaattctatacaaaacattagattttggttttgttttgaacttgaaatttagttcctaaactgatgtgtgacaagttatttgatttttaattttcactaaatttgtataatatatttgaagtctttatatatgatgacaaaattgttaatttttgaaattaagtttggggtttaactttgtttaataataaaactaaaaaaaattgtttaaaaatatttttacaaatatttaataaaaatgtctattttattaaaaatatcatcataagatttataaaaaaattaaattgagtgtcaatttaagaagggacaatattacttcatttttttacagaaattgagattaaattgaaactaaaaataaatatagagaccaaattgagtcattttaacaTGTGACACAACTTTGAAGTGAcacatgtaaaaaattaaaaaatattcaaaaataccaTAAATTGATATATgacattaattttgaattaacggtaaagaccaaaataaatcattttctaataaatcatttttaaaaaaatgagaatcaaattgagacaacaaaaaatttaagatcAAACTAATATTCCTTGATAAATAGAGGAAATTTAACCTTATATAAACAACATTTAGTAAGCTTTCCCcacgaaaaaaagaaaacacttaATTCAGAGAAATAAAACACACCTTGGCGATCTGCATATTGAGATAAAACAAACACAGCAACTCACGGTACTTGCAGATAAGTTTTTAACTAAACACAAATGGTGTATAAAATACAATTCTAAAAGGAAGGAGAGAATGCAGATAATGTTAATGAAGGGTCAAAGTTTTGtatattctaattttattatataggaatgaataaactaaaaaaaaaagcgTTGAATTATGAGACAGTTTGACCTGGTGCCAAACATCTAGATCCTAAACTTGTGGTGCAAAACAATGAACGTTTAAGGAAAATACTATAGTTTGATTTAGACTTCTAGCTACTGAGCTTTGTCTACACTAGGCGAAGAAACGCAGAAAGtaaatgattatatataaagtagaagaaaaaattacatataccAAGGGATTGAGTTAAGATTAAGAATGATGAATTGATGTAAAGAACTATAACTACAACTCAACAACTTCATCTCCCCTGCATTCCCCAACATCAATCACCATACTTCCTTTCTTCTTCGTGCGTCGAACCCTACAACAATTTCTTCTCGGAGCCTGCTCAAACCAACAAAACCCTTAGCCAAATTCTCATTCCATTCACTTGAATAgcaaataaataattcataataatgcTAGAAAATGATGAACACATTTGAATTAGGTTACCTTATCCCACAAATGCGGGTCAATTTTCTTACGAACTTCCACCGATTTGATCCGGGTCGGATCCTCCATTTTCCACTTGCAATCGGGGTTTTGCTGGACCCGAATATAGTAACTTGAAGTTTCATTGGCAGCACTGTCGTACACCGCCTCTGACAAGAAATAGACAAAAGGTTTCTGACAAACATGGCGGCTGACGGGGCGGGTGTTGAACGGGTACGCCGTGTAATCGGCGCGTCTGTACCAGTTGAGAAACGTCCTCGCCGGCATCTCCATTTCCCGGGCCGAGAAAATTCCCCGGAATATTTGAACCGCGTATCCCCACGAAACGGATACGGTCCAGGTCCGGGCCTTGTCGTAGCAAATAGATTGCTGCATGAGCCCGGCCGGGTCCAGCTTCATGGGTCCGCTCAGCCGCTTCAGAGCCCGCACCCGGCTCACGTTTGGAAATATGGGCTCTACCACGTCCAGGTGATGTAGTGACACCAGCGGTGCAAGTGGATGGGCCGCCAGAAGCCCAAACAGATTGCCGTACACATCGAACTATTATTCAATGTCAAAATCAGAAGAAGAATCATTCATACGTCACAAGATTACAGAATTAATCCACTCAACCCAAAAACATTTCTTGAAAACCCGCTTCCATACCCAGAAGTCACGTGTGGGCTTTACACATGTGTGGACTTTGTACACGTGTATAATTTTAGTTAGTATTAATAAGGTTTGATCAAACAACACAATTATGTAGGGTAAGTGGGAATTAGGAAGGGTCTTATCTACCGACAAAAGACAATAGTTTATGAACGACGGAGGACATTGTGGCCCATGTTTTCATGCTACGTGTCTTATAGTGtgtgatattaaatttttaaataaaacataagtgGGTTCCTTCAACTGCACCTTAAGAAGATCACAGAAAAATGTGTGTTGTGTGACACGTCGATAATCACATTTATTTATACTATTCAATAAATACAAAGTGTTAATGTAAAGGAGAAAAAGACttcaaattgaaatcaacaAGGTTTTATTTTGTCATGGATAGGGTGGGTTCAATGGGTTAGGTTTGAAAAAGGAagtcaatttatatttatgatgggtcatataatttaatttcaaagataacctagtttttaaaattaattaattcatcttAACCTTAATGCTCCCACATAAATTCACAATTTGATTAAATCTCTCTAATTTCTTCTGACACTATCCACTTTAAATTTCAACAATATCGGTAAATAGCAATAAATGTGTCCACCTATGCACCCAGAAAATAAATCATCTGTTACTATCTACGTTTTGGCATCTAACGGTGGCTGTCGTTTTCTATTTTTGCATCTTGCGGCTACGAGCCATTACATATTTCTTTTGTTGTCATGCATAAATCACTCTTGACCCCAATAGCATAAAGCTTTTAAAATTTACACACAATATTAAACActacaaagaaaattaaaattaaaaattaaacaaatttttttatataaacttagTTATTTAATGTCTCTGTACATAACATCTTATATCTcatgaaattatataaataatgacaaaacTTTACACTACCATTTTGtcaaaaattgtcaaaattaagCTGAAAAAATGTACTACTATGAACCTAAAAGTCTTCCACTTCCTACTCTCACTAACCCACTTTCTCACCACTTCTAAATGTTCAAGTTTTCTCCATTACCAATCATACGAATGGACTGAGTCAATCAATATCTGAATTCTGAAGTCACAGACACAATTACTTTCTTTCTCTATCTATGTTAACCCTATTTTCCTAGATTTTTTTTCCTAGGAACCTAAATTTGTCACAAGCCAAAGAACACCAATGCCACAATCCAAACAAcaatgaaaactaaaaattcTCAGAATAACAGAGTTCTGTTCTAACCTGATGAAACCCTTTCTCCTTGGTGAGAGGAACTCCTAATTCTGCCATACAAGCTTGAATTCTGTCATCAGAGCCATATAAACCAGGGTACCTCTGAATGCACCTATCTTGCATTTTCTCCAATGCCACAGCCAGAGGATAACTAATGGCGAAACCACCACCCCCATAAGCCATgttgtaagaaaaatatatattctgcAAGTGACTCTCTGAAGAACTCCCAATGTAATAGAACTGGTTATGATCATACTTCTGCAAAACCTTCACCAGATTTTCTGCAACAAAAACGGTGTCGTCATCCCCCATCACAAACCACCTCACATCCTTCATCCCAAGCCTCAGAGTCTCAGACACTATGCGCGAGATTCTAATCGCCGATCTATGCCCCTTCGGATTCCTATACTTGAACCGGGAAGTGTCACCGGAGATCCTCAACAAGGGCAAGGAATTTTCATCGCCGGGTTCGGTCTTCACCCTCTGCTCCAACCACACGACTCCACGCATCTCATTGGGCCTCCACCACATCTTGATGTACTCTTTTCGCTGCTTCCAGAGCTTCGCCGAGGCCCCTATGCCGAACACTATGTGGGAAAGGTTGGTTTGTTCGAAAGGCGGAGTCTTTTGTTCCGGCGGTGGGGGGTTGTTGGATGTGTGACGGTGAGTGACGGTGGGAATGTGGGGTGGTGGTTGATCACAGTCGTAGGTGTGGCTGACGAATCTGAGGGAGTAGAAGAGGTAGGAGATGGAGAttaagaggaagaagaaagccATGAGCTTTGAGAAGCTCCATGGAGAGTATAAATGGTCAGGGTCTTTGAAATTGTTCTTCATGATGGACATGGTTTTCTTTTCAAGCGTTTATCAGAAAGATGATGAATTGAAATTGAAACCCCAAAAGCTTTGTCATGAGAACCCCATGGATGGggagatgaagaagaaggagagagagagagaagaggaagATTATTAGATTTGGTAAAGTTTTAAGCTCTGCATAGTACCACACCGAAAAGAGTGCCTGATAAATGATAAACaaagcaaaaacaaaaacaaaaacgaaaACATTGTTTGgtctgaagttaagattaaatcttaaatttaacaAACTACTGCAATATGCTAACGCCAGTTCTGCAGTTTATTCATTTGATTACTATGCAAAAacgtaacttttttttttactaactgattaaaattcatttcagTTGTActctttaaaataatgattctATATGAGTTAATTTAACCCATTCTCCTCCactgattaaaaaaatgtttacaaaatcattaaaattgataaaatattaaaaatcataaaagaacctgttattattatgtatcttattaaaaaaaatcaacataattCTTTGACAGgcacttttattatttatttattagggAAAGAGATGAATGCCtctaaatgtattttaaaagatcGAAGTTCAATTTATATGACTTAAAAAACTGTAAGATTTTCTTATCTAAGTGTCTTTGCttgtaaacatttttaaaattgttacagTATTTTTTATCCACCTTAGTTTGCATATCGTTCAgtctatataataaaatatgttaactaAAAGAAGATGTTTTTAATATCaagattgaaataaaaaaaaggttttataactataaaattaaacaattagttatctataaaataaagaaaaaagagaaagggaAAGTTATGGAGAGTTTATAATTGAGGAGTCCATATTTGTAAATAAGACAACTATATGTATATTCGTTATTCTCTCATTCACATACCTTTTCTGATTTTTGCATATTTATTCACATACATTTATTTAGtgattttgtatatattaactTTCAATAGAAagtatctattaaaaaaaactgtGTTACTTATAATCATATTTTACTCTAAGTTTTTAAATCgggtaaatattttaattcagatttaaatgtgaatttaatttttcgAATTTGGAATAAGTTTAGTTTTTATTCACAGAttcaaaattgattattttagttttatactaTTCTCAAATATGgttacttataaataaatttatccaaTAACTTATCTTAAtcagtgtttttgttttcatgttcACCACCCATTTTGGCTGCAGCATACGTgtctttactaaaaaaaaatatcacaacTAAAGTATATACACTAttaatagacaaaaaaaatgtgTCTTTATTGTTTCTTCCCACATCAAAATCTAACCATagtaacaaaaaaacatatccatattatgtatttttgttataaaaagaaGCATCATAACATTCTCCAAACTCATTTTGGAAACTCGGAAGAAAACTATGATGGAACTGTTAGTGTTTGCTTCAAAGATggaatattttatatatgtttatctGTAACTGCTAACAGCATTGCATTTCAATCATATAACTAATCCACCACTTCAACTACTGTTACGATAATGTTTTTTTCACAATAGATTATACTCCATAAGATAtctgaaaatttaaattaaaaaatataataatcttttttgttttcataaatatttatgtaaaaaatattttatcttttctcatTTCTACGTCTTCATAAATAAGTTGTCTTAATATTAGACAGAAcctgtgaaataaaataataaaatgttattaatattatttcaaaatctaaattttgtaaagatttagaaaataattagaaaGGCAAGTGATCTCTTATATatagaacaaaaatattttatcattcaaATGTAAACgttaaaacttataaatagaaaatttgattactcaagtttcatttcaaaataatcGCTTTCtcttaaaaactatttattcttttactctgatttctttttaagtttctgaactatttgttcatttttgtgaaaattataGTTTTCCATAGAGATCctaatgtataatataataatcctatgcaataaaaaatttcaaacgaGTAAGTTTATCTTTATctcttttcttaaattaaattttagaagtTTTGCATGCATGAGTAGAGTGATGCTCGTAGGTGACTCATTTCAATATAAGATGAGTCTTTTTGTCTTGGATTATTAAAATGTGTTTAGATTGTTTAAATGAGCTTTTTTGTGTACGAGTATTATATCTTGTGAGAATAACAATTATGAAGTTTGATAATATTTTgggatataaaatttaaatttagaagtGGAATGGtcataaattattgaattttatgcATGTTTAGTGTGTTTGATTTAATTTGATATGTTGAATATCTTTGATAGTCTAATTTGTAGTCTATTGGatcaaattaatttagtttgatgTTATTTTGATTAACTATATCAATTTTgagataagaaaatgaaaagaaagggTTAATATGGGTcgtctaaattataaaatgaaaattgatttatctttaaagCTTTATGAATTATGTAGAATTGTTTAGAGAGTCTACCaagtgaaatataattttttaagatcTAGAGAgctaaaaaaacattatttattgaGCAAACCTTTAAATAAGACTcgtaatattttagtttgttagACAAGCCAAACTCTTGATGAACGAAAttagttttatgaaaaaactcGAAAGCTCAAAGAGATTAGTCATTTGACAAGTCAAATCTCTCTATGTGAGTCTCTCCCAATATTTGGGTCACTCAATAAGCCAAAATCTCCCCCAAcgaaactatttttataaagcCTTCTAATGGTCATTTGATAGGCAAGTGAAATTTCCACTTGAGAAGTCAAAATTCAAATGTTGTGTTAACATATTTGGTTGAACAAACATAATTTTAGCCGAATTAatttcaacatatttttaatttgttgagttTGCCAAATACTAGTTAAGGAGAGAGTATTTTATGAACTTTAAAGAAATAAGGTTTTGAATGCTTTTAAATGCTAAAATTGGattatttgttgttgtttgttatatttgattaatttattgTACTTGGATTATATTAATgcaattgaaaattaattatgatttattagCTCTTAAATTGAGAAGAAGTATATATGATTGATGATATGTGATGATTTTTCATTGAGATGAGATGTATATGTGAAATGCATGatgatttaatttcatatatgaTAGTTTGTATAATGTAAacataatcattttcatattaGTTAAGGTATAATTGTATCATATTCATAAGAGTAACACTACACTCCAATTATAAGCAAGGTTTTCATATAGGTTAAGAAATGTCCCTTTAGGTCACATTTTACAAGGATAAGGCTATATTTCAACCAGaaccataatactaacaatgAGCAATATTTCAAAGTTTACATCTTTTCATACCTATTTTTGGTGAAACCAAACTTATTTTAGCGAATGTGATGTAATTTTCTCCACTAGCATGTCCTATACTCTCCTAAGTACaatcacatttatatatatatatatacacaattttctaacataatttttttctattggcGTGTCTCACACGTGGTTATAGATAATAGCagaaacttggacaaaaaattcaagaggccaaattagatattttatatataaattttttctcAAGTTTAGCTGATATAGATacgtttttttttcatcttcatcacaagtctttatcttgaaaaaaaattaattcttttactaattatcataatttttctaatataaatttatcacctttCACATATTcagaaaaagataaatttatcatcACAAGTGGTACATAATAGACAAATTTACCACATGCAAGAGGAAAATAGATTACTTCAAAAGATAGAAAATGAACTTacttataaaaagaaatttattgttccaaaatgttccttaactcttcaatttcacCGTGGtgcaatttagttttaaaaaggATAAGAAGTTGAAGGTGAAAATTAAGATAGAAAGGGGAAGGTGAGAAAGAAACAGAGGTATGAAAAAGAGAGAAaccaaagaaagaagaaaaaaagttgagggaattttttctaaaattaatataaataataatatataaataaatttaaaaatataaatataattttataatatatatatatatatataaataaaatttaaaatataaataaaattttataatatatatatataaattaaattagaaaacttGGGGGAGTCGTGGCTTCCCTTAGTCACATCGAAGGTCTGTCAATGATTATAAATACACATATGTGCACATTCCACACTCATGTTGTCACAAACACACCTTTTTGGAGAACTACTGATGCAATTTTTTGTATCGCGTCTCCTATCGATAGAGGACTATCTTGATCTCATATATGAAGAACTTGAGGAGGAATCAATGCAATTCAAAGGACCATGAACTTAGAAGAACAATTTTCTTTCCAACTATTGATGTTCCATGAAGATTGGAATTTAAAGGACATCAAGATTATGATTTGGAGCACACTTGAACAATAGCTTTTAGACAAATACAAGTcttgtaatttttctttatttcctttGTTTTGTAAGCTCGTTGAGCATCTCCATTTCTATCTAATTTTATGTTCTTTatctaattttcttgtttatatttaataaaaggtTTAAAGTAACAAACGAATATAATATTTCTTGGATAGGATCATATCACCTACATTTGCAACCATAGGATGAGCCTCTCATATAATTTCCTTTACTAATATGTCGCTTACATTTGTGTAAGAAAAAACACACCTTTATGAGCTAATCtctaaaacaattttatctattaatacACATATCAATGGTGTGCGGGGTAACCATAGTCTCCAAAAAATTTTAATGCAAATATTTTGAGTAATGTGCTAATCACACTTGAGTAGATACAATTACACCTATCTTAATAAacatttgatgcaattttatCTAATAAAGTATCTTCCACACTCGTTCACGTAAACACAATCACAATTTTATAGATAAATCTTTAATACACTTTTTTGTTCTAAAGTTTTCCGTTTTTATCAAATCTTGTgttatgatattaatatatatatattcatgaaataagtatgtaaaataattaaacttttttacaaGCTAAAATGATGTCGTGAAAAAACTAAACTGAAagaacttttaatttataaataagacaTAAGttcattttaagaaatattatttctaaCGTA
Coding sequences:
- the LOC114166583 gene encoding vinorine synthase-like, which produces MKVDVEIISREDIRPSSPTPSHLRLFRLSVLDHLIPSPYVPIILFYTSPKTNTTHLSEVPKRLELLKKSLSETLTKFYPLGGKIKEDLSIECNDEGAYFVLARVKCPLHEFLLQPQMTALHKFLPVGLVSEGSNSGTYVTKIQVNIFECGGIAIGMCVSHKIIDGASLSTFIKGWTERAKGCNQSTQPNFIAPSLFPTNSPWFRDLSMRTWASICKQGKWVTRRFLFRNSAIATLKAQTAGTENSTRLQMVSAMLWKSLMGVSKARFGTQRPSFVTHVVNLRGKMDEALCPEHAMGNIIWLIAAESVDADEMGLVELVGKLRTAISRVDKEFVEELRGDKGRSIMQESFGAIREMGSKSDHFGFTSWCNFGFYEADFGWGKPTWVNGAVSADSVSRSTNTIMLVDTRLGDGIEAWVTLREEDMTLLIADHELLTCATLDPSPLAMSSVA
- the LOC114167411 gene encoding uncharacterized protein LOC114167411, which encodes MSIMKNNFKDPDHLYSPWSFSKLMAFFFLLISISYLFYSLRFVSHTYDCDQPPPHIPTVTHRHTSNNPPPPEQKTPPFEQTNLSHIVFGIGASAKLWKQRKEYIKMWWRPNEMRGVVWLEQRVKTEPGDENSLPLLRISGDTSRFKYRNPKGHRSAIRISRIVSETLRLGMKDVRWFVMGDDDTVFVAENLVKVLQKYDHNQFYYIGSSSESHLQNIYFSYNMAYGGGGFAISYPLAVALEKMQDRCIQRYPGLYGSDDRIQACMAELGVPLTKEKGFHQFDVYGNLFGLLAAHPLAPLVSLHHLDVVEPIFPNVSRVRALKRLSGPMKLDPAGLMQQSICYDKARTWTVSVSWGYAVQIFRGIFSAREMEMPARTFLNWYRRADYTAYPFNTRPVSRHVCQKPFVYFLSEAVYDSAANETSSYYIRVQQNPDCKWKMEDPTRIKSVEVRKKIDPHLWDKAPRRNCCRVRRTKKKGSMVIDVGECRGDEVVEL